A stretch of DNA from Natrinema halophilum:
GATCTCGACGTCACCGAGCTCGGCGTTGCGGGTGGTGGTCGGTGAGGCCAGTTTTCGCGTCTGGTCCTCGGGGTTGAACCACTGGGCCTTCGCCGCGACCGCGGGGACGCCGACCTCGACCGGTGTCGTCGAGTTGCCAAAGGGGTGATCGAGTTGTCGTCGCGAGGGTTCGAGGGCTCGCCAGTAGTCGTTTCGAGTGCCCTTGTGCCGCAGCGTTAGGTCGAAGCGCTGGACCAGCGGCGTCTGTGGCGCGACCTGCTCGACGTCGGCACTCTCGAGGCTGTAGTATCCATCCTTCGACGTCGAGGAGGACATCCCTGCGAGCGAGAGTTCGTCGACGCCCGAGGCCTGGGCGAGTTCCTCGAGTTCGGTCGCCATCTTGTCAGCGTATTTCGCACGGTAGTACCCCGAGATCGTCTGATCACCAGGCTCGCTCGACAGTTGCTCGACGACCCCACCGTCCTGCTCGAGGATGCCGGACGTCGCGAGTTGTTGCTGGAGGCGAGCCATCAGCCCCGACTGTGGGTTGCTGGGGACGACAAGCGTATAGAGTTGCAGGTCTGTCATCGGTTATCCCTCGGTCTGTTTGCCGCCGTCGATCGATTGGTTGAGCGTCACGGTCTCGACCCACGTGATCGAGCCGTCGAAGACGCTACTCTGCTCGGTGCTGTCGAACATCATGTTAGGATTCTCTGGAACAACCTGCAGCGGTCCATAGCGCCCGGGACTCGAGTATTCGCCGACCTCGAGGATCGCCGGGTTCGTGCTGTCGATCGTCGCAGTATTGAGATAGCGATCGAGGACGGCCATCTGGGCGTGGAGGTCCTCCCCGGTCGCATCAGTCGGCGTGCCCCCGTTGCCGGTATCACCCCAGCGATGCGACGAGCCTGTGTAGCCTTTGAAATCGAGCGTCACAGCGTGGATGCCGCCGCCGATGTCCCAGGATAGCTCTTGGCGGAGGCCATCGCCGACATCGGCGTCCGTTTCGTTTTGGATTAGATCAAGGACGGTGCTCGCGACCACCGAGACTGTCCCGTCACTCTGGAAAAACTCCTCAGTCCGGGTCTCGAACTCGACGACGATATCGCTCGGAAACACGAACGTCCCGTCGACGGATGACCCGCCGATCTGGGCGTTCTTGATCGTGACCTGCGGGTTGGCCCACGTCATCGGCCACTAATCTCTCGCTCGAGTTTGTTCACTTTCTGTTCAAGTTTCCGAATATCTTTGCTAATCATCCGCTCGAGCCGGCTTAGGTCAGCATTGATTGTCGGCGAGTAGTTGATCTCGGCCGACCTGCTCGTGCGTTCTCGAGCCCGGTTCGAGGTCGACCGAGATGATTGCGATCCGTTCTTGGATCCGCCGGATTGGTCCTGGCCGAAGTCATCCGGGACCGTTATCGTCTCCCCCGGATCATGTTGGCTTGCCTCATAAATCGGGTGGCTGGGATCGAGTTCCATGGCCCCAGGCGGGTTCTCGGCATCGGTGGTCGATGGAGATGTCTTCGCCGTGTCCTGGTCGTAGCTGTCCCCCTCGCCGTGCATTTTGATGAGTTTGTCCATGCTGACCGCACCGATGATCGCAGTCGCTGCCACCGGCGTCACAAACGAAGTCAGCGCGGCGCCGCTGACCAGCGATGTTAGGCCAGCGCTGCTGACCAGCGACGTAATCCCAACCCCGCTAACAAGAGATCCCAGACCAACGCCGCTTACCATCGCGGTGATCGACGACCCAGTCACGAAGGAGGCGATCGAGACACCACCGGCGATGAACGCCCCGATACCGACGCCTGTTTCGATGAGGTTCGGTAACGGGACTGGTCCTGTAATGAGATCGCCGAGACTGTTGAGCGGATTGATGATGTCTGAAACAGTCGCTTTGCCCTCGATGAGGTTCTTCGCCATCACACCACTTGTGATGAGCGTCGACGCTGCGAGGCCGCTTGCGATCAGCGTTGATGCACTGACCGACGTAACCAGCGACGAAAGACTGACCGTCGAGATCATCGAGGTCAGACTGACGCCGCTGAGCATGGTCGCGATCCCGCCCATGCTGATCAGTGTGCTGATACCGCCACCACCGCCACCGCTGGCGTTTCGCTCGGTCGCCTCGAGAAGTTCCGAGAGCAGTGTGTTCCGCTCCTGGTCGAGCTCAAGGGTATCCTCAAGCGATCCCGAGACGCCAGACAACTTTGTCCCGGCCGCCGTCGACGCAGTCGCCGCGACGCCTCCTTGCTGATTACCTACCCGACCAGCTACAGTCCCGCCTGTTTCGAGACCGACGGAGACGTTACTAAACTCCTTCTCAAATCGTCGTCTCGACTTTTGAAGCGACGAATCGCTGAATAGCAAGTCTGCTTCTGTGCTAAATTCTGTCATGTGTTGTGAACTCTTTTAATCTCTGACCTCTCAGTTCGCTGTATGAACCGGAGGCAACTACTGTCGGTTATGGGAACCGCTACCGTCGCGGGATGTGTCGGTGACGATATGGCCGACACGAGTGGGCCCGAGGATTCGTCTGACGATGGTGGAACCTCCTCTACGAACGGGACAGACACTAACCCCAGCGAGCCCGAGCCCGCCATTGATGTCTCGGTCTCTGATGTGAGTCTCGGAACAATGACCACACCCAACGGCCGGACGGAAACCGCCGTGACCGGTCTCGTCAAGAATACTGGTGAGGCTCGCCTCGGTGCCGTTACCGCTGCTGGAAAATTCTATAACGCAGATGGGCAACTGCTCTCGAGTGCTATCTGGGACATCCGAGATCTCGTGCCTGGAGAGATCTGGGAACCATGGATTCCGTACTCTGGAGATGGAACCGTTGACAGTGCCGATCTCACCATCACAGATTCCTTTGCACATGGCCGGACGGTTTCTCCTAACGGAATGGTTCTCGAGTCCCACGATCTACAAATCCCCGTCGACGATTACGCTATGCCGCGGGTCCTCGGGGAAGTCTCGAACCAAACCGAGACGTCCGTACCGGCGCTCCTTGCCCGCCCCAAACTGATCGCCGAGAACGGCCACCTACTCGAGACTGCGATAGCGACTGTACAAAACTTCGGTGCCGGTGAGACATGGAGTTTTGATACGCAAGTCCATTTTCAGAATAGTGATTGGATAGACCGGATCGACAGTTATCAAATCGTGCTGACGGTGTAGGCTTATTCTTGCTGATGGCCTCCGAACAGCTCGCTCGCTACAATCTCGAGGAGTTCGAGGTCGCGGGTGGAGCACTGTCTCGCTTCCCGAGGCGAAATGCCACATGCAGCGGCGAGTCCGATCAGCATGTCCACTCTTACGTCTGGTTTGAGTTGTCCTGCTGACTTTCCTCGTAGAGCTCTCTGTAGCTCTTTTTCCCGTTTCCCGAGACACTACTCAATTCGTCAGTCCGAGCTTGTGCCCAGCGGACATAGCTGTCCGGAAGTTGAGAGACTGCACCGATCCGCTCGTCCTCGCTCATATCGTCGTCGACATATGGCGCGTCGACAGTGCCCTTCGCGACCTGGTAAATCCGGGCGGCCCCTGCTCCGCCGCCATTGAGATCATCCTCAATCGCCGCCGACTCACCGGCAGTGAGGCCTGCCAGTGTGATCTCGCCGACGCTCTCGTCCCACATAGGGGCGTAGTCAGCATCGAACGCATCGTCACGAGCCCATCGAACACCCTCAAGTGCGGCCTCGAGGCCAGACCGTTCGCCCTGGAACGCCTGTGACTGTGGGTTCCCGTTGTCGTCGATTTCCTTGAGGATGGCATCGACCTCGTCGATCTGTTCCTCGAGGCGCTGTATCTCCTCGGTAAGGTCGTACGTCTTCGTTTTGAGAGGCATGATTAGCTGATAGTGACGCCGCCGTCGACGTTGAACGTCGTCGAGTCGGTCATGTCGGTGTCTCCGTCGCTGATGAGATCGTTCCAGCTGTAGGTGTCGGGCTTGAGCTTCGCGAGGTTGTACGTCGAGAGCGCCGTGCCGTCGATCGTGATCGTGATCGTCCCCGCGACGCTCGACATCCGGTCCTGCGTCGACGTCGACCCACTCGATCCGTAGGCCAACTCGAGGCGCGACGGACCACTGAAGATCGCGTCTGCCGTGAGTTCGGTCTCCGGCCGTGCCAGGACGGCGTCGACCGCGATCGGGCTGGGCCCGCGCTGGAAGCGACTGATGTTCGTGATCGAGAGCTCGGCCTCCTGGAGCTTCGTGACCGTCGTGCCGTCGACGTCGAGCTGGAAGCTGTGCGCCGCCGCGCTCGTGCCGTCCGAGACCTGGTTGACCGACGAGGGCGTGAGCGAGGTCGCCGTCTTCTCGTCGGCGTAGCCCATCGACAGCGAGTACGTGAGTGTGCCGTCTTGGGTGTACGAGATCGAGTACTCGAGCGGAATGCAGCCGATCAGTTCTCGCTCGCAGGTGCCGTCGAGGTAGTCGATCCCTGCAAAGACCCGCGAGGAGACCGCCCGACCGGCCTTGAACCCAGTGCCGGCGTCGTTGAAGACGATGTCCTCGACGTCGCCGTGGACGTCACTCGAGATGACCGTCTCGACTGCGAACGCGCCCTCGAGGTTGGTCGCCAGACTCTCGACCGACTCGGCCTGGTCACCTTCAGTCAGCCGTTCGAGCGCTCGATCAAGATCGAGTTCGGTGACCGTCGGATTGCGCCCGAAGGCCCAGTACTCGGGCGTCCCGTCGCTATCGCTGTCGACCAGTGAGCCTTTGAAGCTCTGCTCTTTCCCGAACGCAAGGCTCGCGGCCCCGCCGCCGGTCATGCTATACCACCGCCGTCAGTGCTGTTGTATCGTTTCATGATCCTATTACGGTAGTGAAGAAAAGCCGACGAACCGGACATCCCAGTCGCGTCGGAAGTAGTCGCGCTCCTCGTGGCTCAGGTCAGTCTCGTTTTCAACAAACAACGAGTGGTACGCCACCGAGCCGATGTCGTCCTGGCCGACATCGTCAACCGTCGGGTATGAGCGCTCGGCGTTGATCGCGTGCTGGATGTACCGAACCAGTTGCTCGAAGCCCGCGGCCGAGTCGATGCGTCCGAACTCGCCGGAGCGACCGGTTACGCCCTCGAGCCGGCACGAGATGGTCGTCTCGACACGGTGGTCGTACTCTGTCCCAACTGGCTGCGTGTCTCGGTTGGCGAGTGACGCACCGATCGCCGATGCTTTTGTCAACTCGATCGTCTTCGACCGTTCACCGGTCTCGAGGGTCTCCGGTTCGTCGCGGTTGATCCGGTAGAGTTCCGGGTCGCCCTCGTCATCGGTCGGCCAGGCGACCGGGTAGTTCGACTTGATCGTCTCGAGGACCCAGCCGACTTCGTCCTGGACCATTTACGTTACCTCCTGGCGCAGCCACTCGAGGCCGGCCTGGACGAACCTCGATTCCGGGAGACCGGAGACGTCCACTTCGGGGAGGAACGCAGTCCCGCCAGGGAACATCTCAGCCAGTCCAGGATACTCCGACTCGTCAAACACGAAGGCAAGGACTGGATCCCCCTCGATCGTATGGTCGCTCGTACCGGCGTTGAAGTACACCGCTGCCGGGTGATCCCATTCCCACGTGACCGTGATGCCAGTGTCGGTCCGATCGACGTCGACGCCAGCGAATGAGTCGATGATCGGTTCGGCGTCGTAGTCGGTCCGACTCGCGTACGAGCGGAGTGTCCCGTGAGAGACGCGTACTGCCGCGAAGATGAGCGACCCCTGCTGACCGACGAGACGGTGTTCGGCATCGTCTATCAGCGGCTTGGGGCCACCCATGGAGAACGAGGCGCTGGCCGTCGTATCGGATGCGCTCACCTTATGGCACCTCCTGGTCGGGCTCGAGAAGCTTCCGGGCCCGGTCGCGCATCTCGTCGGCCTTCGTCTCGGCGTTGTAGAGCTTCGCGTTCTCTGGGACCTGTGCACTCAGTTCCTCGGTGAACTCGGCGCCGGCGAACAGCGCGACCGCCCGCCGAACCGTCCGCGAGATTCCTTCGGTACCGTAATCCCAGTCCACGTACACAGCCTTCGACAGCGAGGCGATATCGTCGTCCATCGCATGGACGTTCAGATAGAGCTCGCTGATCCCGTCGTTGTTCACACGGCCCCAGTAATCCTCGCCGCGATGGCTTAGTCCGGCGCCGCCGTCGTAGTCACTCTCCGCGACCCAGTCGTCGTAACCTCCATCGGCGTTGATGACGTGCAACTCGTTGATCGATTCGACGTCCTTCCGATCGAGGCGGATCCGCGTGTACGCCGGGACGTCTTCGTCGACTGGCGACTCGAGGGCTTCTGGCTCGCCGATCGCGATGCGGATCTCCTGCTTGGGCTCGCGCCGATCGCGACGGCACCGATCGTATCGGGGCCCGGCCTCGAGGAGCGCGTCACTGTTCTTCCGAAAGCGATGCCGATCGCGCTCGCTCGCACCGTGGACCATCGCGCCGTGGGTTGAGATATCGTGTTCGTCATCCCGGGTCCGTGGCTCGGTCGGGATATCGATCTCCGTCGCCTCGTCGAGGATCGGATCGCCGGTGGCCGCATACCAGTGGCGTTTGTACGTGCGCTCGAGCCACCGACTCTGGGACGTGATCGCGTCGACGGCGATCTGCTTGTCCTGGGAGAGGTCCCCCGGCAATTGTGACTTCTGCAGGGCTCTCCGGACGTCTTCGAGCGTGCAGTATCCGGTCGGCATTTAGATCACCGTGGGTTGTTCCGCACTTCGATGCTGTACGTGCAGCCGTTACTCGACGTGACGGAGACGCCCTCGCACTGTGGGAGAGCCACCGTGTAGGACGTCGTCTCCGAGAGCGTGCGCTCGTCGGCCTCGTAGGTCGCCGCGGCGCCGTCGAACTCGATCGTCACCGTATCGTCGGCGTTACCCTCGAGATCCTCGAGCTTGACACAGACGACCGGCGTGTGGTACTCGACGCCGACGAGTTCGACGGCCTGGCCGGCGGTCAGGCTCTCCGAGTCGGCGAGGACAGCGCTATCGTGCCAGGCTGGCATGGGTTAGTCCTCCTCGTTGTACTCGTCCCACTCGTCGGGGTGGGACCGTGAGGCGTGCATGCCGACGTTCTCGCCCTCGTACTCGGAGCACCAGGGACACAGCCCCATCTCGATGGCGTCCTCAGGGCGGGGCTTTTCTGCCTCCTCGAGCGTGTCGACGACGTCATCCGCGTCGACTTTCGGTTCGTCGTTGGTATCGCCGTCGGGTTCTTCCCAAGGCGGTGAGTCGCCAGCCCATTCGTCGCCCTCCTGGAGCGCGTCGACCCGCTCGAAGTCGCCGCGCTCCTCGCAGAGGTACGCGGCCATCTCTTCGTCGACGTCTGCCTGGTCGCCGATCTCGAAGCGCTGCTCGAGTGGGCGGATGTAAACCCGACTGCCGTGGGTTTTCTCAACCGTCGGCATGATCAGGCGCTCCCGGTGGCGACGACGACCCAGCCCGAAGCCGTGCCATCGATGTTGCGGACGGTCGCCGTTGCGCCCGCGCTGGTCATGTTACTCGGTCCGGTGCCGACGAAGTCCGCGTCAGTGAACGACACGGTCGGCGTGTTGGCCCCGCCGTTGTGGACGACGGTGACCTCGCGACCTTCCGTCTCTGCGCTCGAGAGGTCGACGTTGTTCGTCCCGTCGGCGGTGACGACGTGGACGTCCGTATCCGCGCCGACGACCGTGTCCGCTCCATTTGCCGGCGCGTCGGTCGCGACGTTGCCTGGTGCGCCGTCGTTGAGCGGGTCGCCGCTTTCGTAGCGATTGCGGATCTCCGCGTTGGTTGTAGGTCCAGCCATTCAGACCACCATTTAGGCGATGTTCTTGACCAGGACGCCGGCCTGGAGTTCCTTGATCTGGAAGTCGAACTGCCCTTCCATCCAGTTCCGGGAGTGCAGCCGGTTCTCGTGGACCTTGTCGGTGTCCGTGGACTGGTCGAGTTCCATGTTTTCGAACAGGCCGAAGGCGAGGTTGCTAGGGTCGGTGAGCATCGCGTAGCTGTCCGGCCAGCCGTTGATGCCGACGACGTCGTAGCTGAACGGCGTGATGTCCGAGTCGCCGAAGACGACTGCGCTTCCCAGGGGATCCTCGCGCTCGGTGAGCGAGAAGACGTACTCCTGGACCTTGTCCGGCGACATCAGGAACACGACATCGTCCGGATCACGGTAGCGTGAATCCAGCGTCTGGATCGTGTCGTTGAACATCTTCGTGTCCGGTGCCGTGCTCGCCATGTCGACCGACGGCATGGACTCAGCTTCCGCCGTCGTCGTGTCTTCGAGACCGATCCGGGTGGAGTCGTTGCTGTCGTCCTGGCTCTGCGTGTCCTCTTCGGCACGCGCGATCCAGCCGTCCCACGTCGAGTCGAGATCGGCGGCGCCGCCGATCGACTGCAGGTTGCCACTCGAGGCGCCCGCCCGGATTCCGATGAGGCCAACGTCGTTGGCCCACCGCTGGATGAACTGGTCGACGATGTAGTCGCCGAACTGCTCGGGCCCGTAGTGGGTGTTCTTGAGCGCGTCGCGCTTGGGCTCGACGAGGATGTAGTAGGACTTGTCCGTCGCGTTGAACTTGACGTAGCCCGACTCGACCGCAGAGTTGCTCGTCCGGGTCGCCTCCTCGTCGCGAGCGGAGCCAGAGAGCAGCGGGACCCCGAACTGCGGGACCTCCTGCTCGAGACGTCCGAGAGTCATGGTGTCGGCCATCCCGAGGATCGGGATCTCCTTCTGCATCCGCTCGAGGAATTCCTCAGTGACGTCACTCGGCAGCTGGAAGCCGTCCAGGGTTGCGAGATCGACGTCTTTCTGCGAGAGGGTGGCCTGCTGGTTCTGCTGTCGCACCGCGTCGATGGTGTTGGTACTCATGTAGAAGTCACCTCGTTAGGAGAGGGCCTTCCCCAGGCCCCCCAGTCCGCTGTCGTCTTCATCCGATTCGCCGTCAGCCGAGCGTTCGAGTTGCGTCGAGACGCCGCTCTGCTCGGAGATTCTGTCGATACGAGCCTCGAGATCCTTCGCCCATTCGGGCTTCTCCTCTTCGCCGTCGCCATCGAGGGCCTTCTCCTCGATCTCGTCGACGCGCTGGGTGAGGTTTTTCGCCCATTCGGGTGCGTCCTTGAGCGGGTCGTCAGCCTCTCCGTCAGCGTCCTTGTCGGTCTCGAGATCGTCGATGCGGTCGTCGAGGGCCTTCGCCCACTCGGGGGCGTCGCCCATCGGGTCGTCAGGGTTGTCGTCAGTCATGTCTGTGGTGTTGTCTGTGTCGTCCGGCGTGTCGCCGCCGGCAGCGTTGTTGACGGGCGATACGTCCGTCTCCTCGTCCTCGTCGTCGTCCGGGTTCGACCACTCGCGAGCGCTGTGCTCGGTGAGGTCGAAGGCTGTGTCCTCGCGGTCGGTGAACCGTGTCATGCCGTGATCGACGCCCGCGTCCTGGAGGACGTCCAGCGAGGAGTCGATCGTCGCGAACAGTGAGTCGCGGTTCGACGTCGAGAGCGTCCGGCCCTCTTTCGTGGACACGGATAGCTCGGTGGCGCGGTCGCCTTGCGGGTCAGCGTGCTCGTCACAAAGCAACTCGTTCGGCGGATCCTCGTTCTGGAACGTCGCTTCGTCGCCACATACCCAACACTCCGCCTCGCCGCTGTCCGCCTTCCGCGAGTCCGTGCCGCTGTCATCGGCGCCGAGGAACGTGTCCACGGCGGCCTTGCCGATCCGGTGGAAGATGCTCTTCTCACCTGGCTCGGCCGAGCCGTCGACGGTGACCGCCTCGTTCAAGACGTCCCACAGTCGCTCGGCTTCGACTTCGGAGTGGCCGCGCTGCTGGGCCTCCTCGACGAACCCGTCGGGATCGCCGAGGTAGTCGCCAAGACGCTTCTCGGCGGCGTCCTTCGTCTCGAGGATCTGGGCGTCGGGGACTGCTGGGATGTCGACGGCCGAAACCTCGCGGATGATCCCGTCGGTGAGCTCCCAGATGAGTGGGTCCTCGCCGAGATCGTCCGGGACGGCGACGTCGTCGACCTCGTCCTGGTCGAACGGGCCGTTCCAGTCGACCTGGATCGCCCCGATCGAGTAGCCCTCGAGGATGCCGTCGGCGATGAGCTCCCAGAGGTCGGCGTTCTCGATGCGCCACTCCTGGACCCATGCGCCGGCATCGACGGTCTGCCCGCCGATCTCCTCGTTCTCCTCGAGCACCTCGTTTCGCTCGAGTTCCATCCAGCCGTCGGGGAAGACGGCGTGCATGATGCCGCCGCCTGCCTCGCCGGCCTCGACGAACGCCTCGAACTGGTCGGCGAAGCCGCGGATGGTCTCCTCGCGAGCGAAATCGTTCTGAAGGTCCGCCTTGTCGGGGACCATCACGATACCGGCGGCGATCTGCTCGTCGTCGTCCTTCGTGACGAACGCGACGTCCTTACGGAACTGCTCGCCGCCTGCTTTCGTTACCGGAGGCATGTGTCAGCCCTCCTGTTCATCTTCGTCGTCGGCGTCCGTGTCGGCGTCCTCGAGGTCTTTGGCTCGACCGGTCGAAAGGACGCCACGCTTCTCGCCGCGCTGTTTGTTGCTGTTTTTGGTCGTCATGGCAAAACGTGCGCCCGGTCGAGCCTCGCTCAGGGTAGTCGGGTGTCTCCCTGGGTCATCGGCGTTGGCCGCGTCAAATCGACGGGACGTCGTCCGGCGGGTCGTCGGGCGTCTCGCCTTCCGGCAGCCGCGAGTGGAAGTTCGTGATCTCGACGTAGGGGTAGGACAGCCGGATCGAATCGTAGTGATAGCCGCCGTGGCTCGAGGCCGACGTCAGCCCCGACCACTCGGACGTCGGAACCTCCGTGTAGGCGTACAGCGAGTTCGAGCCGCCGTCGCGCTTGAACGAGAGATATAGCTCCTGGTCCTCGTAGTCGTACAGACCCTCGTCCAGGTTGCTCGAATCGAACTGCTGGGTCTCGATCTGATCCTTCGCGAGGAGTTTAGGCTCGACGTCGGCCCAGTCGCGCTCGCCGATCTTGTTCTCCACCGGTGGGAGTTGCTCCTCGACATCCGCCGGTGGATCGCCCGGTTGGTCCTCGCCAGGTTGTCCAGGAGGGCGCCCGTTCCCAATGTCCGCAATGAGCGTGTCGCCGTCGATTGGGTGATCGTCGGGGAGCGGCTCCTCGCCGATCATCTCGAGCGCACGGTTGACCGGGATCGCCCCGTTTACTGCACTGATCTTTCGCCGAGCGACCTCCGCGTCCTCCTTGGGCTGGTCTGCTCCCCGCAATTCGAACTCGAGGGTCCAGTCACGGACATCGAACGCCTGCTGGTGGAGGATCCGATACAGACGCTCGGAGAACTTGTGTTGCTCCGGCTGGATGACCTCGAGGGCGAACTCGCGGTCCTGGACGTCGGAGTTCGACCGGTTCGACGTCTCCGTGTTCCCTATCTTGATCGGTGGGATCTCCAGGACCTTCGCGATCTCTGCCTCGTTCTTCTCGCGGAAGGCCTCGAAGGACATCTCCTCGCTGATGCCCTGGCCCAGCGGTTCGAGGTCGATCTCGACGTCCTCATCGAGGTCCGTTTCGAACTTGTCGACTTCGAGAATGACCGTCCGGTGGGGCTCCTCGCGAAGCCCGTTGAGCATCTGCCGCAGGTCTTTCTTGGATTCTTCCTTGAGCGCGCCCCCTTTGACCTTGATCGCGAACCGTGGGATCGTGTCGTTGTCAAAGAAGTCCGCGTTGTAGTCCTTCGCTGCCTCGTCAGCCGCGATCGTCCGGGTGGCGCTGACCCAGTCGGGGACACCGTAGTCGTCCGAGAGCGGGCTGGGGTTCGTGACGAAGATAAGCTCATTCGCCGGCGCGTTCTCGAGTTCCTCCGCACTCCCCTGGACGACGTCGCCCGTCTCGCGGTCGACGAAGATCGGCTCATCGCGATCGTCCTCACCCTGTCCACGATACCGGTCACCCGCTTCGCCGAAGTACCGGCGCCGACCGTCGCGCTTCTGGACGTACCCCCGACTCGCCAGTTCGGCGTCGTCGGCCCCGATGAACTGCCCGCCCTCTGGGTGACGCGGCTGATCGAAGCGGCTCTGGGGCTTGCGCACACGGACGGTGTTCGCGGGGACGTGTGCGAGGCCGACCGGTTCGCCCTCGAGGTTCGTGAGGATCTCGAGACAGCCCCAGCCAATCAGGTGGTAGTC
This window harbors:
- a CDS encoding FxLYD domain-containing protein, which produces MNRRQLLSVMGTATVAGCVGDDMADTSGPEDSSDDGGTSSTNGTDTNPSEPEPAIDVSVSDVSLGTMTTPNGRTETAVTGLVKNTGEARLGAVTAAGKFYNADGQLLSSAIWDIRDLVPGEIWEPWIPYSGDGTVDSADLTITDSFAHGRTVSPNGMVLESHDLQIPVDDYAMPRVLGEVSNQTETSVPALLARPKLIAENGHLLETAIATVQNFGAGETWSFDTQVHFQNSDWIDRIDSYQIVLTV
- a CDS encoding XkdF-like putative serine protease domain-containing protein, translating into MPPVTKAGGEQFRKDVAFVTKDDDEQIAAGIVMVPDKADLQNDFAREETIRGFADQFEAFVEAGEAGGGIMHAVFPDGWMELERNEVLEENEEIGGQTVDAGAWVQEWRIENADLWELIADGILEGYSIGAIQVDWNGPFDQDEVDDVAVPDDLGEDPLIWELTDGIIREVSAVDIPAVPDAQILETKDAAEKRLGDYLGDPDGFVEEAQQRGHSEVEAERLWDVLNEAVTVDGSAEPGEKSIFHRIGKAAVDTFLGADDSGTDSRKADSGEAECWVCGDEATFQNEDPPNELLCDEHADPQGDRATELSVSTKEGRTLSTSNRDSLFATIDSSLDVLQDAGVDHGMTRFTDREDTAFDLTEHSAREWSNPDDDEDEETDVSPVNNAAGGDTPDDTDNTTDMTDDNPDDPMGDAPEWAKALDDRIDDLETDKDADGEADDPLKDAPEWAKNLTQRVDEIEEKALDGDGEEEKPEWAKDLEARIDRISEQSGVSTQLERSADGESDEDDSGLGGLGKALS
- a CDS encoding phage portal protein; translation: MSSADEDAKVSVNVEGIGGENRLSKAENSTQLPDRRVRSLNLGVKPPYNPDRLASFLELNETLAVGIRKKSRYEVGYGFSIVPHTDVDPDEASDDERETIRDFWRGIDSRWQTKARQTAEPTTPEEVLELARQDYHLIGWGCLEILTNLEGEPVGLAHVPANTVRVRKPQSRFDQPRHPEGGQFIGADDAELASRGYVQKRDGRRRYFGEAGDRYRGQGEDDRDEPIFVDRETGDVVQGSAEELENAPANELIFVTNPSPLSDDYGVPDWVSATRTIAADEAAKDYNADFFDNDTIPRFAIKVKGGALKEESKKDLRQMLNGLREEPHRTVILEVDKFETDLDEDVEIDLEPLGQGISEEMSFEAFREKNEAEIAKVLEIPPIKIGNTETSNRSNSDVQDREFALEVIQPEQHKFSERLYRILHQQAFDVRDWTLEFELRGADQPKEDAEVARRKISAVNGAIPVNRALEMIGEEPLPDDHPIDGDTLIADIGNGRPPGQPGEDQPGDPPADVEEQLPPVENKIGERDWADVEPKLLAKDQIETQQFDSSNLDEGLYDYEDQELYLSFKRDGGSNSLYAYTEVPTSEWSGLTSASSHGGYHYDSIRLSYPYVEITNFHSRLPEGETPDDPPDDVPSI